A single window of Flavobacterium sp. 140616W15 DNA harbors:
- the purL gene encoding phosphoribosylformylglycinamidine synthase, producing MIHFFENQSKTVFAVQTQNEISAQDISKLNWLFANSNKIEKSVLTDFFVGPRATMITPWSTNAVEITQNMGISGIIRIEEFYPATTEFSDFDPMLSQKYTELNQEIFTINVQPEAILDIDDIAAYNKTEGLALSQEEVDYLDNLAIKLGRKLTDSEIFAFSQANSEHCRHKIFNGTFVIDGEEKETSLFKLIKKTSQENPNDIVSAYKDNVAFVKGPRVQQFAPKTADKPDFYEIKEFDSVISLKAETHNFPTTVEPFNGAATGSGGEIRDRLAGGQGSLPLAGTAVYMTSYSRLKSFDSAQDDRPWENAMDERKWLYQTPMDILIKASNGASDFGNKFGQPLITGSVLTFEHEEDNRKIGYDKVIMQAGGIGYGKLDQAIKKKPQEGDKIVILGGENYRIGMGGAAVSSADTGAFGSGIELNAIQRSNPEMQKRAANAIRGLVESDNNPIVSIHDHGAGGHLNCLSELVEETGGLIDLDKLPVGDPTLSAKEIIGNESQERMGLVIGQKDIDTLQRIADRERSPMYQVGDVTGDHRFTFESKSTGAKPMDYALEDFFGSSPKTIMTDKTIDRNYAAVTYSATDFENYLQSVLRLEAVASKDWLTNKVDRCVGGKVAKQQNAGPLQLPLNNVGVMALDYLGKEGIATSIGHAPIAALIDPVAGSRNAIAESLSNIVWAPIKDGMKGISLSANWMWACKNEGEDARLYAAVEGCSEFAIELGINIPTGKDSLSMKQKYPNDEVIAPGTVIISAGGNCIDIKKVVEPVLQKNGDSIYYINLSQDAFKLGGSSFAQIRNTIGNETSTIKDASFFKNAFNTIQELIGEDQILAGHDIGSGGLITTLLELCFADINLGAKIDFAAFAEKDLLKILFAENIGIVFQAKSDTAVETKLNTNNIEFFKIGTVTTTETLEVGDWSLSIPKYRDIWFETSYLLDQKQSKNGRAQARFENYKNQVLNYTFPAHFTGKKPVIDASKPRPKAAIIREKGSNSEREMANAMYLAGFDVKDVHMTDLISGRETLEDIQFIGAVGGFSNSDVLGSAKGWAGAFLYNEKAKTALDKFFKREDTLSVGICNGCQLFMELEVINPEHEVHGKMLHNESNKHESIFTSVKVQENNSVMLSSLAGSTLGVWVSHGEGKFNLPLAEENYNIVSKYAYEGYPANPNGSDYNTAMMCDKTGRHLVMMPHIERSTFQWNWAHYPKDRNDEVSPWHEAFVNARKWIEKI from the coding sequence ATGATTCATTTCTTTGAAAACCAAAGCAAAACTGTTTTTGCAGTACAAACGCAAAACGAAATTTCGGCTCAAGACATTTCAAAATTAAATTGGCTTTTTGCCAACTCCAATAAAATAGAAAAATCCGTACTAACGGATTTTTTTGTTGGCCCACGTGCCACTATGATTACCCCTTGGAGTACAAATGCTGTAGAGATTACTCAGAATATGGGAATTTCGGGCATTATCAGAATTGAAGAATTTTATCCGGCAACTACTGAATTTTCAGATTTTGACCCGATGCTTTCACAAAAGTATACTGAACTGAATCAAGAAATCTTTACTATCAACGTACAACCAGAAGCAATTTTGGATATCGATGATATTGCTGCTTACAACAAAACCGAAGGGTTAGCTTTAAGCCAAGAAGAAGTAGATTATCTAGACAATCTTGCTATCAAACTAGGACGTAAATTAACCGACTCTGAAATTTTTGCTTTCTCACAAGCAAATTCAGAGCACTGTCGTCACAAAATTTTCAACGGAACTTTTGTAATCGACGGAGAAGAAAAAGAAACGTCTTTATTTAAATTAATCAAGAAAACATCTCAGGAAAATCCTAACGACATCGTTTCGGCTTACAAAGATAATGTGGCTTTTGTAAAAGGACCACGCGTACAACAGTTTGCTCCTAAAACAGCAGACAAACCAGACTTTTACGAAATAAAAGAATTTGATTCTGTTATTTCATTAAAAGCCGAAACACATAATTTCCCTACAACTGTTGAGCCTTTTAATGGTGCAGCAACAGGATCAGGAGGAGAAATTCGTGACCGTCTTGCAGGAGGACAAGGTTCATTACCTCTAGCAGGAACTGCGGTTTATATGACATCTTACTCTCGTTTGAAATCCTTCGACTCCGCTCAGGATGACAGGCCATGGGAGAATGCTATGGACGAAAGAAAATGGCTATATCAAACTCCAATGGATATCTTGATAAAAGCTTCAAACGGAGCTTCAGATTTTGGAAATAAATTTGGTCAGCCATTAATTACTGGTTCTGTTTTAACTTTTGAACATGAAGAAGACAACCGCAAAATTGGTTATGATAAAGTAATCATGCAAGCTGGTGGAATCGGTTACGGTAAATTAGATCAAGCCATAAAAAAGAAACCACAAGAAGGAGATAAAATTGTTATTCTTGGTGGAGAAAATTATAGAATAGGAATGGGTGGTGCTGCGGTTTCTTCTGCAGATACTGGAGCTTTTGGTTCAGGAATTGAATTAAACGCTATCCAACGTTCTAACCCTGAAATGCAAAAACGTGCTGCCAATGCCATTCGTGGGTTAGTAGAAAGTGATAACAACCCAATTGTTTCGATTCATGATCACGGAGCTGGAGGACACCTAAACTGTCTTTCTGAACTAGTAGAAGAAACTGGTGGATTAATTGATTTAGACAAATTACCTGTTGGAGATCCAACGCTTTCTGCAAAAGAAATTATCGGAAACGAATCTCAAGAAAGAATGGGATTGGTAATTGGTCAAAAAGATATTGATACGTTACAAAGAATCGCTGACAGAGAGCGTTCACCAATGTATCAAGTTGGAGATGTAACGGGAGATCACCGTTTTACTTTTGAATCTAAATCGACTGGGGCTAAACCTATGGATTATGCTCTTGAAGATTTCTTCGGAAGTTCTCCAAAAACAATAATGACCGATAAAACTATCGATAGAAATTATGCTGCTGTTACTTATTCTGCAACAGATTTTGAAAATTATCTACAAAGCGTTTTACGTTTAGAAGCTGTAGCATCTAAAGACTGGTTAACTAATAAAGTAGACCGTTGTGTAGGTGGAAAAGTAGCCAAACAACAAAATGCTGGTCCATTACAATTACCATTAAATAATGTTGGTGTAATGGCTTTAGATTATTTAGGTAAAGAAGGAATTGCAACTTCTATTGGGCACGCTCCTATTGCTGCTTTAATTGATCCTGTGGCAGGAAGCAGAAATGCAATTGCCGAGTCATTATCAAACATTGTTTGGGCTCCAATTAAAGATGGAATGAAAGGAATTTCATTATCTGCAAACTGGATGTGGGCTTGTAAAAATGAAGGTGAAGACGCTCGTTTATACGCTGCTGTTGAAGGCTGTTCAGAATTTGCAATCGAATTAGGCATCAATATCCCAACAGGAAAAGACTCTCTTTCGATGAAACAAAAATATCCAAATGATGAAGTGATTGCACCGGGAACGGTTATTATTTCGGCAGGTGGAAATTGTATTGACATTAAAAAAGTAGTAGAACCAGTTTTACAGAAAAATGGTGACTCTATTTATTATATCAATTTATCACAAGATGCATTCAAATTAGGAGGTTCTTCTTTTGCACAAATCAGAAATACTATCGGGAATGAAACTTCGACTATAAAAGACGCTTCATTCTTTAAAAATGCATTTAATACCATTCAGGAATTAATTGGTGAAGATCAAATTCTTGCTGGACACGATATCGGAAGTGGTGGTTTAATCACAACTTTACTAGAATTATGTTTTGCTGATATAAATCTAGGAGCAAAAATTGATTTCGCTGCTTTCGCAGAAAAAGACTTATTGAAAATCCTTTTTGCAGAGAATATCGGAATTGTTTTCCAAGCAAAATCTGACACAGCTGTTGAAACTAAATTAAACACAAACAACATCGAATTCTTCAAAATTGGAACTGTAACAACTACAGAAACTTTAGAAGTTGGAGATTGGTCATTAAGCATTCCTAAATACAGAGACATTTGGTTTGAAACTTCTTATTTATTAGATCAAAAACAATCTAAAAACGGAAGAGCTCAGGCACGTTTCGAAAATTATAAAAATCAAGTTTTAAACTATACTTTCCCAGCACATTTTACAGGAAAAAAACCAGTAATCGATGCTTCAAAACCAAGACCAAAAGCGGCTATTATTCGTGAAAAAGGAAGTAATTCTGAGCGTGAAATGGCAAATGCAATGTACTTGGCTGGATTTGATGTAAAAGACGTTCACATGACCGATTTAATTTCTGGTCGTGAAACACTGGAAGACATTCAGTTTATTGGTGCAGTTGGAGGATTCTCTAACTCAGATGTTTTAGGTTCAGCCAAAGGTTGGGCTGGAGCTTTCTTATATAATGAAAAAGCAAAAACAGCTTTAGATAAATTCTTCAAGAGAGAAGACACTCTATCTGTAGGAATCTGTAACGGTTGTCAATTGTTTATGGAATTAGAAGTTATCAATCCAGAACATGAAGTTCACGGAAAAATGCTTCATAACGAAAGTAACAAACACGAAAGTATCTTTACATCTGTAAAAGTACAAGAAAACAACTCGGTGATGTTATCATCTCTTGCAGGAAGCACCCTTGGAGTTTGGGTTTCTCATGGTGAAGGAAAATTTAATTTACCATTAGCAGAAGAAAACTACAATATCGTATCTAAATACGCTTACGAAGGATATCCTGCAAACCCAAATGGATCTGACTATAACACAGCAATGATGTGTGATAAAACAGGAAGACATTTGGTTATGATGCCACACATTGAGCGTTCAACTTTCCAATGGAACTGGGCGCATTATCCAAAAGACAGAAACGACGAAGTTTCTCCTTGGCATGAAGCTTTTGTAAACGCAAGAAAATGGATTGAAAAAATCTAA
- a CDS encoding long-chain fatty acid--CoA ligase, with protein sequence MVTITRLFDFPYYQKEKYNKKDALVTKRNGVWEKTSTEEYIAKANAISRALLRMGIQKDDKIALITSTNRTEWHIMDIGILQTGAQTVPVYPTISEEDYEYVLNHSGSSYCFVSDKEVLDKVLAIKQNVPTLKDVFTFDEIAGAKNWTIVLDQGADESNQNEVEARKDSIVTDDLATIIYTSGTTGRPKGVMLSHKNIVSNVLDSAPRIPFEPGHSVALSFLPICHIFERMILYIYQYYGISVYFGESIDKLSDNLKEVRPNVITAVPRLLEKVYDKIYAKGADLTGIKKKLFFWAINLGLRYEPYGANGFWYEFQLKIARKLIFSKWKEGLGGNIDLMVSGSAALQTRLTRVFAAAGIPVMEGYGLSETSPVISVNDTRNRGFKIGTVGKPIQNVEVKIAEDGEILCKGPNVMLGYYKDPEKTAEALQNGYFHTGDIGEIDSEGFLKITDRKKEMFKTSGGKYIAPQMIENMMKQSRFIEQIMVIGEGEKMPAAFIQPNFEFVKEWAKIHKIVLGNSNDDIITNVQVIKRINEEVESVNEKFGHWEKIKRFELTPDVWSIDGGQLTPTLKLKRKIIKEIYAPLYKKIYGE encoded by the coding sequence ATGGTTACAATTACGAGACTTTTTGATTTTCCTTATTATCAGAAAGAAAAATATAATAAAAAAGATGCTTTAGTAACCAAACGTAATGGTGTTTGGGAGAAAACCTCAACTGAAGAGTATATCGCAAAAGCCAATGCCATTTCTCGAGCATTGTTGCGTATGGGAATTCAAAAAGATGATAAAATTGCCTTAATCACTTCTACAAACAGAACGGAATGGCATATCATGGATATTGGAATTTTACAAACTGGAGCACAAACCGTTCCTGTTTATCCTACTATATCTGAGGAAGATTACGAATATGTTTTAAACCATAGTGGCAGTAGCTATTGTTTTGTTTCTGATAAAGAAGTATTAGACAAAGTATTGGCCATTAAACAAAATGTACCAACTCTAAAAGATGTTTTTACTTTTGATGAAATTGCTGGTGCAAAAAACTGGACTATTGTATTAGACCAAGGTGCAGACGAAAGCAATCAAAATGAGGTTGAAGCAAGAAAAGACAGTATTGTTACTGACGATTTAGCTACAATTATTTACACATCAGGAACAACTGGACGTCCTAAAGGTGTTATGCTTTCACACAAAAACATAGTTTCGAATGTTTTAGACAGTGCACCAAGAATCCCATTTGAACCAGGTCACAGTGTAGCATTAAGCTTCCTTCCTATTTGTCATATTTTTGAAAGAATGATATTATACATTTATCAATATTATGGTATTTCGGTATATTTTGGTGAATCTATTGATAAGTTAAGTGATAACTTAAAAGAAGTGAGACCAAATGTAATTACAGCTGTTCCTAGACTTCTTGAAAAAGTATATGATAAAATTTATGCAAAAGGTGCTGATTTAACTGGAATCAAAAAGAAATTATTTTTCTGGGCTATTAATTTAGGTCTAAGATATGAACCATATGGTGCAAATGGTTTCTGGTATGAATTTCAATTAAAAATAGCGCGTAAATTAATTTTCAGTAAGTGGAAAGAAGGTTTAGGTGGTAATATCGATTTAATGGTTTCTGGAAGTGCCGCATTGCAAACAAGATTAACTCGTGTTTTTGCAGCAGCAGGAATACCAGTTATGGAAGGATACGGACTATCTGAAACTTCGCCAGTAATTTCTGTAAATGACACAAGAAACAGAGGTTTTAAAATTGGAACTGTTGGAAAACCAATTCAGAATGTAGAGGTGAAAATTGCTGAAGACGGAGAAATTCTTTGTAAAGGACCTAACGTGATGTTGGGCTATTATAAAGATCCTGAAAAAACTGCAGAAGCTTTACAAAATGGTTATTTCCATACAGGAGATATCGGAGAAATCGACAGCGAAGGTTTCCTTAAAATTACTGATCGTAAGAAAGAAATGTTCAAAACTTCGGGAGGGAAATATATTGCTCCTCAAATGATTGAGAACATGATGAAACAATCTCGTTTTATCGAACAAATAATGGTTATTGGTGAAGGCGAAAAAATGCCAGCTGCCTTTATCCAGCCTAACTTTGAATTTGTAAAAGAATGGGCTAAAATTCATAAAATAGTTTTAGGAAACTCTAACGATGATATCATTACAAACGTTCAAGTAATCAAGCGTATCAATGAAGAAGTTGAATCTGTAAATGAAAAATTTGGACATTGGGAAAAAATCAAACGTTTTGAACTTACTCCAGATGTTTGGTCTATTGATGGTGGTCAATTAACACCAACTTTAAAACTAAAACGTAAAATAATCAAAGAAATTTACGCGCCACTTTATAAGAAAATCTACGGCGAATAA
- a CDS encoding proline iminopeptidase-family hydrolase, whose product MRIKFIICFLSIILFSSCKEETKIDPVKATYLDFSKRDDQLTGGIKMIPITTPKGKFKVWTKTVGNNPTIKVLLLHGGPGLTHELYECFDGYFPNESIEYIYYDQLGSYYSDQPTDSSLWTNERFVEEVEQVRIALGLDNSNFYILGQSWGGILAMEYALKYQKNLKGLIISNMMASVPEYNKYAKDVLAPQMDPKILKELQDIEAKNDFENPKYSELLFKNYYTQHILRMPLEEWPESINRCFKHINPSVYVYMQGPSEFGITGNATLKNWDIKSRLKTITIPTLAIGSKYDTMDPEHMKWIANEVQNGRFLFCPDGSHLSQYDDPKHYFPGVIKFLKDVDNGSFKKG is encoded by the coding sequence ATGAGAATAAAATTCATCATTTGTTTCTTAAGCATTATATTATTTTCTAGTTGTAAAGAAGAAACTAAAATCGATCCCGTTAAAGCAACTTATTTAGATTTTTCTAAACGCGATGACCAACTTACTGGTGGGATAAAGATGATTCCGATTACTACACCAAAAGGAAAATTTAAAGTATGGACAAAAACTGTTGGTAACAATCCTACTATAAAAGTTTTATTACTGCATGGTGGCCCTGGACTTACTCATGAATTATATGAATGCTTTGACGGTTATTTCCCTAACGAAAGTATCGAATACATCTATTATGATCAATTAGGTTCTTATTATAGTGATCAGCCTACTGATAGTAGCTTGTGGACAAATGAGCGCTTTGTTGAAGAAGTTGAACAAGTACGTATTGCATTAGGGCTAGACAATTCTAACTTTTATATTTTAGGTCAATCCTGGGGCGGAATCCTTGCTATGGAATATGCTCTGAAATATCAGAAAAACTTAAAAGGCCTTATCATTTCCAATATGATGGCTAGTGTTCCTGAATATAATAAATATGCCAAAGATGTTCTCGCTCCACAAATGGATCCAAAAATCTTAAAAGAACTACAGGATATTGAAGCTAAGAATGATTTTGAAAATCCAAAATACAGCGAACTCCTTTTTAAAAATTATTACACACAGCATATTCTAAGAATGCCTCTTGAAGAATGGCCAGAATCTATAAACAGGTGTTTTAAACACATCAACCCGAGTGTATATGTTTATATGCAAGGCCCTAGCGAATTTGGGATAACTGGAAATGCTACTTTAAAAAACTGGGACATCAAATCAAGATTAAAAACAATTACAATTCCCACTTTGGCAATTGGCTCTAAATACGATACCATGGATCCGGAACATATGAAATGGATCGCAAACGAAGTACAAAACGGTCGCTTTTTATTTTGTCCAGACGGAAGTCATCTTTCTCAATATGATGATCCTAAACATTATTTCCCTGGCGTAATAAAATTCTTAAAAGATGTAGACAACGGAAGCTTTAAAAAAGGATAA
- a CDS encoding acyltransferase — MKEVTDLKSSKPHYEILDGLRGVAAILVVIFHVFEVHSHGDFTKLIINHAYLAVDFFFLLSGFVLAYAYDDRWGTMSLKDFFKRRIVRLQPMIIAGMLIGAILFYFQDSAGMGWGGIHDVPLWKMLLVMLIGFTVIPVGRGLDIRGWSEMHPLNGPAWSLFFEYIANIAYALVLRKTSKIVLSILTILAAGITIHYALTNPAGNIIGGWTIDDPTQLRIGFTRLTFPFLAGLLLARIGKLRYTKNAFLSASLLLIVFLSVPHLGGDNNIWNRLFECFCIIILFPFVIWLGAGGKVQGKKAAGVCKFLGDISYPVYITHYPIAYVYMAWVTNNKLSLAQSWPYFLLTVIVSIAVAYLTMKCYDIPIRNWLRKKVL, encoded by the coding sequence ATGAAAGAAGTGACAGATTTAAAAAGTTCTAAACCACATTATGAAATACTTGACGGTTTAAGAGGTGTAGCAGCTATTTTGGTTGTTATATTTCATGTTTTTGAAGTCCATTCTCATGGCGATTTTACAAAACTAATTATTAACCATGCCTATTTAGCTGTTGATTTTTTCTTTTTGCTATCTGGTTTTGTACTTGCGTATGCTTATGATGATCGTTGGGGTACAATGTCATTAAAAGATTTCTTCAAGCGTCGTATCGTTCGTTTACAGCCAATGATTATAGCAGGAATGCTAATCGGGGCAATATTATTCTATTTTCAGGATTCAGCTGGTATGGGTTGGGGAGGCATACATGATGTTCCTTTATGGAAAATGCTATTAGTTATGTTAATTGGCTTTACCGTAATTCCTGTAGGCAGAGGATTAGATATAAGAGGATGGAGTGAAATGCACCCATTAAATGGCCCTGCTTGGTCTTTATTCTTCGAGTATATTGCTAATATTGCGTATGCACTTGTTTTAAGAAAAACATCTAAAATAGTTTTATCTATTCTAACAATACTAGCTGCTGGAATAACCATTCATTATGCTTTAACGAATCCTGCTGGTAATATTATCGGAGGATGGACAATTGATGATCCTACACAATTAAGAATAGGTTTTACCCGCTTAACATTTCCGTTTTTAGCAGGATTATTATTAGCCCGAATCGGGAAACTACGCTATACTAAAAATGCATTTTTATCTGCGAGTTTATTATTAATTGTATTTTTATCTGTACCGCATTTAGGAGGAGATAATAATATTTGGAATCGTCTATTTGAATGTTTTTGCATAATCATATTGTTTCCTTTTGTTATATGGCTAGGTGCTGGAGGAAAAGTACAAGGAAAGAAAGCAGCTGGAGTTTGTAAGTTTCTGGGAGATATATCTTATCCTGTTTATATAACTCATTACCCTATTGCCTATGTATATATGGCTTGGGTAACCAATAATAAACTATCATTAGCACAATCATGGCCTTATTTTTTACTAACTGTTATCGTTTCTATAGCAGTAGCCTATCTTACGATGAAATGCTATGATATACCGATTAGAAACTGGCTACGAAAGAAAGTCTTATAA